The Mycolicibacterium lutetiense genome window below encodes:
- a CDS encoding DUF3556 domain-containing protein, producing the protein MGFLKQESPEIDFEQWSKGTRAQKIEPMARHWAEVGFGTPVALHLFYVVKILAYILGAWLIALTTTGIDGFTNVTSWYAEPIVYQKVVFYTMLFEVVGLGCGFGPLNNRFFPPMGSVLYWLRPKTIRLPPWPNRVPLTKGDSRTVVDVALYGALLVVLVIALFSQGTGPIPALGSEIGVLPVWQTAAIVGLLAVAGLRDKVIFLAARGEVYGSLAVCFLLSGADIVIAAKLVCMVIWLGAATSKLNKHFPFVISTMMSNNPVFRPRFIKRKFFEHFPDDLRPGRPSRFVAHFSTAIEGLVPLVLFFSHGGWPTAIAAFVMLVFHFGILSSIPMGVPLEWNVFMMFSVLALFVGHAGIGLGDLTSPWPIVLFAVVAGIVVLGNLFPRKVSFLPGMRYYAGNWDTSLWCVKPSAAEKIEKHIVAIASMPAAQMERYYGSPEIAQMYLYMGYAFRGFNSHGRALFTLAHRAMAGHNEDDYVLTDGERIVSTAIGWNFGDGHMSNEQLVAALQKRCHFEPGEVRIVMLDAQPIQHQTQQYRLVDAATGEFERGYVKVADMVTRQPWDDELPVYDVESVPAPRS; encoded by the coding sequence ATGGGTTTTCTCAAACAGGAATCTCCGGAGATCGACTTCGAGCAGTGGAGCAAGGGCACTCGCGCGCAGAAGATCGAGCCGATGGCGCGGCACTGGGCCGAGGTCGGCTTCGGGACCCCGGTGGCACTGCACCTGTTCTACGTCGTCAAGATCCTGGCCTACATCCTCGGTGCCTGGCTGATCGCGCTCACCACCACCGGGATCGACGGATTCACCAACGTCACCTCCTGGTATGCCGAGCCGATCGTCTACCAGAAGGTCGTGTTCTACACGATGCTGTTCGAGGTCGTCGGCCTCGGCTGCGGCTTCGGGCCGCTGAACAACCGGTTCTTCCCGCCCATGGGATCGGTCCTGTACTGGTTGCGGCCCAAGACGATTCGGCTGCCACCGTGGCCCAACCGGGTGCCGCTGACCAAGGGTGACAGTCGCACCGTCGTCGACGTCGCTCTGTACGGCGCGCTGCTGGTGGTGTTGGTCATCGCCCTGTTCTCCCAGGGCACCGGTCCCATTCCGGCGCTCGGCAGCGAGATCGGCGTGCTGCCGGTGTGGCAGACCGCGGCGATCGTCGGCCTGCTCGCCGTGGCCGGCCTGCGCGACAAGGTGATCTTCCTGGCCGCGCGCGGCGAGGTGTACGGCTCGCTGGCGGTCTGCTTCCTGCTCAGCGGCGCCGACATCGTCATCGCGGCCAAGCTGGTGTGCATGGTGATCTGGCTGGGCGCGGCGACATCCAAGCTCAACAAGCACTTCCCGTTCGTCATCTCGACGATGATGAGCAACAACCCGGTGTTCCGGCCACGGTTCATCAAGCGCAAGTTCTTCGAGCACTTCCCGGATGACCTTCGGCCCGGCCGGCCGTCACGTTTCGTGGCGCATTTCTCCACTGCCATAGAGGGTCTGGTGCCGCTGGTGCTGTTCTTCTCCCATGGGGGTTGGCCGACGGCGATCGCTGCCTTTGTCATGCTGGTGTTCCACTTCGGAATCCTGAGCTCCATCCCGATGGGCGTGCCGCTGGAGTGGAACGTCTTCATGATGTTCTCCGTGCTGGCACTGTTCGTCGGACATGCCGGGATCGGGCTCGGTGATCTCACCAGTCCGTGGCCGATCGTGTTGTTCGCCGTTGTCGCAGGCATTGTGGTGCTGGGAAACCTGTTCCCGCGCAAGGTCTCGTTCCTTCCGGGCATGCGGTACTACGCCGGCAACTGGGACACCTCGCTGTGGTGCGTCAAGCCGTCGGCTGCGGAGAAGATCGAGAAGCACATCGTCGCGATCGCCAGCATGCCGGCCGCCCAGATGGAGCGGTACTACGGCAGCCCGGAGATCGCCCAGATGTACCTCTACATGGGATATGCGTTCCGCGGCTTCAATTCTCACGGCCGGGCCCTGTTTACCCTGGCGCACCGGGCGATGGCCGGCCACAACGAGGACGACTACGTGTTGACCGATGGTGAGCGGATCGTCTCCACGGCCATCGGCTGGAACTTCGGTGACGGGCACATGAGCAACGAACAACTCGTGGCCGCGCTGCAGAAGCGGTGCCATTTCGAGCCGGGGGAGGTGCGCATCGTCATGCTGGACGCGCAGCCGATCCAGCATCAGACCCAGCAGTACCGCCTCGTCGATGCAGCCACCGGGGAATTCGAGCGGGGATACGTCAAGGTTGCCGACATGGTGACGCGCCAGCCCTGGGACGACGAACTGCCGGTCTACGACGTGGAATCGGTGCCCGCCCCGCGATCCTGA
- a CDS encoding crotonase/enoyl-CoA hydratase family protein, protein MTDTQPGALVEKRGNVLLITINRPEARNAINGSVSIAVGDALEQAQNDPEVRAVVITGSGDKSFCAGADLKAISRGENLFHPEHPEYGFAGYVSHFIDKPTIAAVNGTALGGGTELALASDLIVAEESAKFGLPEVKRGLIAGAGGVFRIAEQLPRKVANELLFTGEPMTSADALRWGLINQVVPDGTVVDAALKLAERITGNAPLAVQASKRVAYGVDEGVITGDKDGWKRTNREFSTLLKTEDAMEGPLAFAQKREPVWKAK, encoded by the coding sequence GTGACCGACACCCAGCCCGGCGCGCTCGTAGAGAAGCGCGGCAACGTCCTGCTCATCACCATAAACCGGCCCGAGGCCCGCAACGCGATCAACGGCTCGGTCAGCATCGCCGTCGGCGACGCGTTGGAGCAGGCGCAGAACGATCCCGAAGTCCGCGCCGTGGTCATCACGGGTTCGGGCGACAAGTCGTTCTGTGCCGGCGCCGATCTGAAGGCGATCTCGCGGGGCGAGAACCTGTTCCACCCCGAGCATCCGGAATACGGATTCGCCGGCTACGTCAGCCATTTCATCGACAAGCCGACGATCGCCGCGGTCAACGGCACCGCCCTGGGTGGCGGCACCGAACTGGCGCTGGCCAGTGACCTGATCGTCGCCGAGGAAAGCGCGAAATTCGGTCTGCCCGAGGTGAAGCGGGGCCTGATCGCCGGTGCCGGCGGCGTGTTCCGTATCGCCGAGCAGTTGCCGCGTAAGGTGGCGAACGAGTTGCTGTTCACCGGTGAACCGATGACCTCGGCCGATGCGCTGCGCTGGGGCCTGATCAACCAGGTCGTGCCCGACGGCACCGTCGTCGACGCCGCACTCAAGCTCGCCGAGCGGATCACCGGCAACGCCCCGCTGGCCGTGCAGGCCTCCAAGCGGGTTGCCTACGGCGTTGACGAGGGCGTCATCACCGGTGACAAGGACGGCTGGAAGCGCACCAACCGCGAATTCAGCACGCTGCTGAAGACCGAGGACGCCATGGAAGGGCCGCTGGCATTCGCCCAGAAGCGTGAACCTGTTTGGAAGGCAAAGTAA
- a CDS encoding acyl-CoA dehydrogenase family protein, producing MKRQIYTAEHEAFRATVKEYIERELVPNAEKWETERIVDRSAYTAAGKYGLIGFNMPEEFGGGGSDDFRFNAIIDEEIAKAGVHGPALSLHNDVVGPYFKELANDEQKQRWMPGITNGELIIAIAMTEPGAGSDLAGIRTSAVRDGDDWIINGSKTFISSGINCDLCVVVARTDPEAGHKGFTLFVVERGMEGFTRGRKLDKMGLHSQDTSELHFENVRVPSANLLGKEGRGFYHLMTNLPSERLGIAISAIYGARAVFQETLQYAKDRKAFGQSIGSFQHNRFLLAEMETELEVTENYLDRCLQGVVDGELTAVEAAKAKWWATEVAKKVVDQCVQLHGGYGYMLEYRVARAYVDGRIQTIFGGTTEIMKEIIGRELGV from the coding sequence ATGAAGCGACAGATCTACACCGCGGAACACGAAGCGTTCCGCGCGACGGTCAAGGAGTACATCGAGCGTGAGCTCGTGCCCAACGCGGAGAAGTGGGAGACCGAGCGCATCGTCGATCGGTCGGCCTACACCGCCGCGGGCAAGTACGGCCTCATCGGTTTCAACATGCCCGAGGAGTTCGGCGGCGGCGGCTCGGATGACTTCCGGTTCAACGCCATCATCGACGAGGAGATCGCCAAGGCCGGCGTGCACGGCCCGGCACTGAGCCTGCACAACGACGTCGTCGGCCCATACTTCAAGGAGTTGGCCAACGACGAGCAGAAGCAGCGCTGGATGCCCGGCATCACCAACGGCGAGCTGATCATCGCGATCGCGATGACCGAGCCGGGTGCCGGCAGCGACCTCGCCGGTATCCGCACCTCGGCCGTGCGCGACGGTGACGACTGGATCATCAACGGCTCCAAGACGTTCATCTCCTCGGGCATCAACTGCGACCTGTGCGTCGTGGTCGCCCGCACCGACCCCGAAGCCGGCCACAAGGGCTTCACGCTGTTCGTGGTCGAGCGGGGCATGGAGGGCTTCACCCGCGGGCGCAAGCTCGACAAGATGGGCCTGCACAGCCAGGACACCTCCGAGCTGCATTTCGAGAACGTGCGGGTGCCCAGCGCCAACCTGCTCGGTAAGGAAGGCCGCGGTTTCTACCACCTGATGACCAACCTGCCGTCGGAGCGGCTCGGGATCGCCATCTCGGCGATCTACGGGGCGCGGGCGGTGTTCCAGGAGACCCTGCAGTACGCCAAGGATCGCAAGGCCTTCGGCCAGTCGATCGGCAGCTTCCAACACAACCGGTTCCTGCTCGCCGAGATGGAAACCGAGCTCGAGGTCACCGAGAACTACCTCGACCGCTGCCTGCAGGGTGTGGTTGACGGTGAGCTGACGGCGGTCGAGGCGGCCAAGGCCAAGTGGTGGGCCACCGAGGTCGCCAAGAAGGTCGTCGACCAGTGCGTGCAACTGCACGGCGGCTACGGCTACATGTTGGAGTACCGGGTCGCCCGTGCCTACGTGGACGGACGTATCCAGACGATCTTCGGTGGCACCACCGAGATCATGAAGGAGATCATCGGCCGCGAGCTAGGCGTCTAG
- a CDS encoding FadR/GntR family transcriptional regulator, with protein sequence MARTTPLAPMIGPDAIAPQAPVRSPKTAELVAGTLRRMVVDGQLKEGDFLPNEAELMEHFGVSRPTLREAVRVLESERLVEVRRGSRTGARVRVPGPEIVARPAGLLLELSGADIADLLVGRAAIEPMAARLLAEKGDEAAFAELERMLDEHIPADHQSDQLAATTGDFHRRVVELSGNATLGIIAGMLHEITVRHHAFLFKERRPVSKTDYDKLIRSYRKLIQIIRSGDGDAAEAHWRKHLDTARILMLQDIESVKVRDVMR encoded by the coding sequence GTGGCTCGAACCACACCGCTGGCGCCGATGATCGGCCCCGACGCGATCGCACCGCAGGCACCGGTCCGTTCCCCGAAGACCGCCGAACTCGTCGCGGGCACACTACGGCGTATGGTCGTCGACGGCCAGCTCAAAGAGGGCGACTTCCTGCCCAACGAAGCCGAGCTCATGGAGCATTTCGGGGTCAGCAGGCCGACTCTGCGCGAGGCCGTGCGGGTGCTCGAATCCGAGCGTCTGGTCGAGGTGCGACGCGGCTCCCGCACCGGAGCCCGGGTGCGGGTTCCGGGCCCCGAGATCGTCGCCCGCCCGGCCGGTCTACTGCTCGAACTCTCCGGTGCCGACATCGCCGATCTACTGGTGGGACGTGCCGCGATCGAGCCGATGGCCGCACGCCTGCTCGCCGAGAAGGGCGATGAAGCGGCGTTCGCAGAACTGGAACGGATGCTCGACGAGCACATCCCGGCCGACCATCAGTCGGATCAGTTGGCCGCGACCACCGGCGACTTTCACCGCCGTGTCGTGGAACTGTCGGGCAACGCCACCCTCGGCATCATCGCCGGCATGCTGCACGAGATCACCGTGCGCCACCACGCCTTCCTGTTCAAGGAGCGCAGGCCGGTGTCGAAGACCGACTACGACAAGCTCATCCGGTCCTATCGCAAGCTGATCCAGATCATCCGCTCCGGCGACGGCGACGCCGCCGAGGCACATTGGCGCAAACATCTCGATACTGCCCGGATCCTCATGCTGCAGGACATCGAGAGCGTCAAGGTCCGCGACGTCATGCGCTGA
- a CDS encoding fasciclin domain-containing protein codes for MKTYTKTLGFAAAVAAITASLPLAVTAYADPAPTTTAAPVVEIPDPQGSGCDNFKKALPDWKALADVPTGKVLASIPDISTFNAALSGGLNPDVNIIPVLDNGPYVIFAPTNDAFAALEPGKLDALKADPAALTSLDYYHAFLGLLGPDDVKGQRPTQQGAEVKVTGKGGDIKVNDTAKLVCGPIQSQNARIYMIDTVLDPNTPPEALVPTISGTSTTPTTAPTTTAPAATPAADAPIG; via the coding sequence ATGAAGACTTACACGAAGACTCTGGGCTTCGCTGCGGCGGTCGCCGCAATCACGGCGTCGCTGCCGTTGGCGGTCACCGCCTACGCCGACCCGGCACCCACGACCACCGCGGCCCCCGTGGTGGAGATCCCCGACCCGCAGGGCTCGGGCTGCGACAACTTCAAGAAGGCCTTGCCGGATTGGAAGGCGCTCGCTGACGTGCCGACGGGCAAGGTTCTGGCGAGCATCCCGGACATCAGCACGTTCAACGCTGCGCTGTCCGGCGGCTTGAACCCGGACGTCAACATCATCCCGGTGCTCGACAACGGCCCGTACGTGATCTTCGCGCCGACCAACGACGCGTTCGCTGCCTTGGAGCCGGGCAAGCTCGACGCCCTGAAGGCCGATCCGGCCGCGTTGACCAGCCTGGACTACTACCACGCGTTCCTGGGGCTGCTCGGCCCCGACGACGTCAAGGGCCAGCGTCCCACCCAGCAGGGTGCCGAGGTCAAGGTGACCGGCAAGGGCGGCGACATCAAGGTCAACGACACCGCCAAGCTCGTGTGCGGTCCCATCCAGTCCCAGAACGCCCGCATCTACATGATCGACACCGTGCTGGACCCCAACACGCCGCCGGAGGCCCTGGTGCCGACGATCAGCGGCACCAGCACCACGCCCACCACGGCGCCGACCACCACGGCACCGGCAGCCACCCCGGCCGCCGACGCGCCGATCGGCTGA
- a CDS encoding type IV toxin-antitoxin system AbiEi family antitoxin domain-containing protein → MMLDEVFALNNGVATTQQLLAVTTYRTLARRVRDGEIFRVWHGVYSWGPPDTVRRLRALDLLSETPIVGCLGTAAQFYGFDTENTVRTHVLDPGVRMRPSADLVVHQRIGAPLKKIDGRLLTAPAWTAIELARSLRRSRALATLDAALRSGTCTPVELECALREQHGRRGVVKVRELLPNADARAESPMESEMRLVFIDRGLPAPELQHEILDRHGQLWRVDFAWPDCRVAAEYDSMDWHANPVAVKHDRMKSARLQEIGWTSVPAVVDDVRRYPAELCSRIRSHLELAA, encoded by the coding sequence ATGATGCTCGACGAAGTGTTCGCGCTCAACAACGGCGTCGCGACCACGCAGCAACTGCTCGCCGTGACGACGTACCGGACACTTGCGCGGCGGGTCCGCGACGGTGAGATCTTCCGGGTGTGGCATGGCGTCTACTCGTGGGGCCCGCCGGATACCGTTCGCCGGCTCCGTGCACTCGACTTGCTGTCGGAAACTCCGATTGTGGGCTGTCTCGGTACCGCCGCCCAATTTTACGGCTTCGATACCGAGAACACGGTGCGGACCCACGTTCTCGATCCGGGAGTCCGCATGAGGCCCTCAGCAGACCTCGTGGTGCATCAACGAATTGGCGCTCCGCTCAAGAAAATCGATGGCCGATTGCTGACGGCGCCGGCGTGGACTGCCATCGAGCTGGCCCGGTCGTTGCGGCGGTCACGCGCGTTGGCCACTCTCGACGCCGCGCTGCGCAGCGGCACCTGTACTCCGGTCGAACTCGAGTGCGCGCTGAGGGAACAGCACGGCCGGCGCGGCGTGGTGAAGGTTCGCGAACTGCTGCCCAATGCTGACGCCAGGGCCGAGTCGCCGATGGAATCTGAGATGAGGTTGGTCTTCATCGATCGAGGCCTACCCGCCCCAGAACTGCAGCACGAGATCCTCGACCGACACGGGCAGTTGTGGAGGGTGGATTTTGCCTGGCCCGACTGCCGGGTGGCGGCCGAATACGACAGCATGGATTGGCACGCGAATCCGGTTGCGGTCAAGCATGACCGGATGAAATCAGCGCGGCTGCAGGAGATCGGCTGGACCAGCGTGCCGGCAGTGGTTGACGATGTACGGCGATATCCCGCTGAACTGTGCTCACGAATCAGGAGCCACCTCGAACTCGCAGCCTGA
- a CDS encoding SDR family NAD(P)-dependent oxidoreductase — MSPNATRYTPLKGRTALVTGSTGGLGVAIAKALAGQGALVVVSGRNKERGNAVVAEIRSAGGHAEFVAADLGAGGNEVRRLAQQAAEAAGGQIDILINNAGVWGMPEPTGEVSEPALLQLYQTNVIAPFLLTGALAPAMAERGHGAVVNVGSITGLVGGDKSALYSSTKAAVHSLTKSWAVEYGPRGVRVNAVAPGPIATERAADVADEIAPVLARIPSRRMSTPEEVAAAVVFLAGEGAGNIHGTILSVDGGWAAA, encoded by the coding sequence ATGAGTCCAAACGCTACGCGCTACACCCCTCTGAAGGGCCGCACGGCACTTGTCACGGGATCCACCGGCGGCCTCGGCGTCGCGATCGCCAAGGCCCTTGCCGGGCAGGGCGCCCTCGTCGTCGTCAGCGGCCGCAACAAGGAGCGCGGCAATGCCGTCGTCGCCGAGATCCGCTCTGCCGGTGGGCACGCCGAGTTCGTTGCCGCCGACCTCGGGGCCGGCGGGAATGAGGTGCGGCGCCTCGCGCAGCAGGCCGCTGAGGCTGCCGGCGGGCAGATCGACATCCTGATCAACAACGCCGGTGTGTGGGGGATGCCGGAACCCACCGGTGAGGTTTCCGAACCGGCACTGCTGCAGTTGTATCAGACGAACGTCATCGCACCCTTCCTGCTGACCGGCGCCCTGGCGCCGGCGATGGCCGAGCGCGGCCATGGTGCGGTGGTCAACGTCGGGTCGATCACCGGTTTGGTCGGGGGAGACAAGTCAGCTCTGTACTCGTCGACCAAGGCGGCCGTGCATTCGCTGACCAAGTCCTGGGCGGTCGAGTACGGCCCCCGCGGGGTGCGGGTGAACGCGGTGGCTCCCGGGCCGATCGCCACCGAACGGGCTGCCGACGTGGCCGATGAGATCGCTCCGGTGCTGGCCCGCATCCCGTCCCGGCGCATGAGTACCCCTGAGGAGGTCGCCGCGGCGGTCGTGTTCCTGGCCGGTGAAGGCGCCGGCAACATCCACGGGACGATCCTCAGTGTGGATGGGGGTTGGGCGGCGGCTTAA
- a CDS encoding thiolase family protein → MAEAVIVEAVRSPVGKRNGALSGVHPAELSAQVLNGLVERAGIDPALVDDVIWGCVMQAGEQALDIARTALLTAGWPETVPGVTVDRQCGSSQQSLHFAVAGVIAGHYDVAVAGGVESMSRTPMGSSLANGGHPYPEAFRARYDHKTPNQGVGAEMIAEQWGLSRTQLDEFSLRSHEKAAAAQDAGAFKDQIVGINVTDADGNKSTVLEDGGIRRGGTVESMAAIKPAFKEDGVIHAGNSSQISDGSAALLIMSAEKAKDLGLKPLAKVHTAVLAGADPVIMLTAPIPATQKALAKSGLNVDQIGAFEVNEAFAPVPMAWLKDIGADESRVNPNGGAIALGHPLGGSGARILTTLLYHMRDNNIQYGLQTMCEGGGQANATILELL, encoded by the coding sequence ATGGCTGAAGCCGTCATCGTCGAGGCCGTCCGGTCACCAGTCGGGAAGCGCAACGGCGCACTGTCCGGTGTCCACCCGGCGGAGCTGTCCGCCCAGGTCCTCAACGGCCTCGTCGAGCGCGCCGGCATCGATCCCGCCCTCGTCGACGACGTCATCTGGGGCTGCGTCATGCAGGCCGGAGAGCAGGCCCTCGACATCGCCCGTACGGCCCTGCTGACCGCCGGCTGGCCGGAGACCGTTCCCGGCGTGACCGTCGACCGCCAGTGCGGTTCCAGCCAGCAGTCCCTGCACTTCGCCGTCGCCGGTGTGATCGCCGGGCACTACGACGTCGCGGTCGCCGGCGGCGTCGAGTCGATGTCACGCACCCCGATGGGCTCCTCGCTGGCCAACGGCGGGCACCCCTACCCGGAGGCCTTCCGGGCGCGTTACGACCACAAGACCCCGAACCAGGGTGTCGGTGCCGAGATGATCGCCGAGCAGTGGGGCCTGTCGCGCACCCAGCTCGATGAGTTCTCGCTGCGTTCACATGAGAAGGCCGCTGCCGCACAGGATGCGGGCGCGTTCAAGGATCAGATCGTGGGCATCAACGTCACGGACGCGGACGGCAACAAGAGCACAGTGCTGGAAGACGGCGGCATTCGCCGCGGCGGCACCGTCGAGTCCATGGCCGCCATCAAGCCGGCGTTCAAGGAGGACGGCGTGATCCACGCCGGTAACTCCAGCCAGATCTCCGACGGATCGGCCGCGCTGCTGATCATGTCTGCGGAGAAGGCAAAAGACCTGGGGCTCAAGCCACTTGCCAAGGTGCACACCGCCGTGCTCGCCGGCGCGGATCCGGTCATCATGTTGACCGCGCCGATCCCGGCCACGCAGAAGGCGCTGGCCAAGTCGGGCCTGAACGTCGACCAGATCGGTGCATTCGAGGTCAACGAGGCGTTCGCCCCGGTGCCGATGGCCTGGCTCAAGGACATCGGCGCCGATGAGAGCCGCGTCAACCCCAACGGTGGCGCGATCGCGCTGGGCCACCCGCTCGGTGGTTCGGGTGCCCGTATCCTGACCACCCTGCTGTACCACATGCGCGACAACAACATTCAGTACGGCCTGCAGACCATGTGCGAGGGTGGCGGCCAGGCCAACGCGACCATTTTGGAGCTCCTGTGA
- a CDS encoding DoxX family protein: MASSAYDTAILLLRVVLGLTMAAHGYNKFFGGGRIPGTAGWFDSIGMKPGMFHARVAASTEVAAGLGLALGLLTPVPAAGFVALMLVAAWTVHRHNGFFIVKEGWEYNLILAVAAVAIAGAGAGRYSLDYLLFSNCSFYHLLNGWCGLTIAVVLGLVGGIGQLVIFFRPPAKS; this comes from the coding sequence ATGGCTTCCTCCGCTTACGACACGGCGATCCTGCTTCTGCGCGTGGTGCTCGGCCTCACCATGGCTGCACACGGTTACAACAAGTTCTTCGGTGGGGGGCGGATCCCCGGCACCGCGGGATGGTTCGACAGCATCGGCATGAAGCCGGGCATGTTCCATGCCCGGGTCGCGGCCAGCACGGAAGTGGCGGCTGGGCTGGGGTTGGCTTTGGGGCTGTTGACCCCCGTGCCCGCGGCCGGGTTCGTGGCGCTGATGCTGGTGGCGGCCTGGACCGTGCACCGGCACAACGGCTTCTTCATCGTCAAGGAGGGCTGGGAGTACAACCTGATCCTCGCGGTGGCTGCGGTGGCGATCGCCGGTGCAGGCGCCGGTCGCTACAGCCTCGATTACCTGCTGTTCTCCAACTGCAGCTTCTACCACCTGCTGAACGGCTGGTGTGGGCTGACCATCGCGGTCGTGCTCGGCCTGGTCGGCGGTATCGGCCAGCTGGTGATCTTCTTCCGCCCGCCCGCCAAGTCGTAG
- a CDS encoding TetR/AcrR family transcriptional regulator — MDLQVHKLTAKGEATRHRIIEGAAAVVRNRGVAATTLDDIRAQTQTSKSQLFHYFPDGKDQLLLAVAEREAQMVLEDQQPYLGELTSWAAWQRWRDAVVERYRRQGQSCPLSLLMSEIGRTTPGAQAVTKALLRQWHDEITAGIRHMQSQGKMADDLDAEEVGAALLAGIQGGVSVMLASGDLSYLESALDVGIAMLRR; from the coding sequence ATGGACCTGCAAGTCCATAAACTGACCGCCAAGGGCGAGGCCACCCGACACCGCATCATCGAGGGTGCCGCGGCGGTGGTCCGCAACCGCGGCGTGGCCGCCACCACGCTGGACGACATCCGCGCCCAAACCCAGACCTCCAAGAGCCAACTGTTCCACTACTTCCCCGACGGCAAGGACCAACTGTTGCTCGCTGTCGCCGAACGCGAAGCCCAGATGGTCCTGGAGGATCAGCAGCCCTACCTCGGCGAGCTGACCTCATGGGCCGCCTGGCAACGCTGGCGCGACGCCGTGGTCGAGCGTTACCGCCGCCAGGGACAGAGCTGCCCCCTGAGCCTGCTGATGTCGGAGATCGGTCGCACCACACCCGGCGCCCAGGCGGTCACCAAAGCCCTACTACGGCAATGGCATGACGAGATCACCGCGGGCATCCGGCACATGCAGTCGCAGGGGAAGATGGCCGACGACCTGGATGCCGAAGAGGTGGGTGCTGCGCTCCTGGCCGGAATTCAGGGCGGGGTCAGCGTGATGCTGGCCTCCGGTGATCTCAGCTACCTGGAGTCCGCGCTGGACGTCGGCATCGCGATGCTGCGCCGTTAG